In the Brachyhypopomus gauderio isolate BG-103 chromosome 4, BGAUD_0.2, whole genome shotgun sequence genome, one interval contains:
- the LOC143512065 gene encoding rho GTPase-activating protein 6-like isoform X2, whose product MGDRKYFDSRIHYIGDFTWRSECGRSFRLMPVALQSLSELERVRLQDVAFTRLLQDYDLGCQITIPKDGHKTKKSLKSKLDSLSKEKRDKEYVPQAFAVTLQQVIANDRWLKLRQEAQDYEDQKEHVDLAASSLYLVRRRLNQREFSSSNSSLSSCCETPNESATPGTPESRPHARRRGGVSVDCITDLDDGQSRLLEALQLSLPAESLSTKKKARDTKLSLNPIYRQVPRVVDWCCRHLETYGLQTVGIFRVGSSRKRVRQLREEFDQGVEVDLGPEHSVHDVAALLKEFLRDMPDPLLTRELYTAFINCTLLDAEEQNTVLQLLVCLLPACNSDTLQCILHFLSKVAAHAEDSHDREGRQLTGNKMTSHNLATILGPNILHKRKSSDKEFSVQTSAQVEDSAAIISVVQRMITCHTALFTVPAELQHEVLVSLVETDYDVVDYLLRRKTSHRESPTTPHQRQPLCLSKCGSSSDSNRASSGETSPYDNASPTLSQRLLSPEPGYSGLRPSPERSLLNRPVSAETSLPPAPRHTLTEAFPSHLGNKKSLRRTQTTAEETRPHPPVTRAHSSPLSDRPLDQMCQSPTTPPWQRRTTSAWYQSDESVLASPMSPFSARYNGRLPPPYTGLPKPPSSTLQTSAMSHQPPSSTLQPTEGLNFHGPRCTPTSHGGPPTPTCPQTYTSHPAVGGCQDWQTDKWQIWHLLSSDNPDTPETLV is encoded by the exons ATGGGAGACAGAAAATACTTCGACAGCCGTATTCATTACATC ggtgaTTTCACATGGCGGAGTGAATGTGGTCGTTCTTTCCGTCTGATGCCCGTGGCTCTACAGAGTCTGTCTGAGCTAGAGAGGGTTCGTCTGCAGGACGTGGCCTTCACACGACTGCTTCAGGACTATGACCTGGGCTGCCAGATCACCATCcctaaag ATGGCCACAAAACAAAGAAGTCACTAAAGAGCAAACTGGATTCTTTAAgcaaagagaagagagataAAG AGTATGTGCCCCAGGCGTTTGCCGTGACTTTACAGCAGGTTATTGCTAATGATCGCTGGTTGAAGCTTCGTCAGGAGGCCCAAGACTATGAGGACCAGAAGGAGCATGTGGATCTAGCTGCGTCCTCTCTGTACCTGGTCCGGCGGAGACTCAACCAGCGGGAGTTCTCCAGCAGTAACTCCTCCCTCAGCTCCTGCTGCGAGACACCCAATGAGAGCGCAACACCCGGCACCCCGGAGTCCCGCCCCCACGCCCGCAGACGG GGAGGCGTGTCGGTGGACTGCATCACTGACTTGGATGATGGGCAGTCTCGCCTGCTGGAGGCTCTGCAGCTCTCCCTGCCCGCAGAGTCACTGAGTACGAAGAAGAAGGCTAGGGACACGAAGCTGAGTCTCAACCCCATCTACAGACAGGTGCCTCGCGTCGTGGACTGGTGCTGCCGGCACCTCGAGACATACG GCCTGCAGACTGTTGGTATTTTCAGGGTAGGAAGCTCCAGGAAGAGAGTCCGACAG CTGCGTGAAGAGTTTGATCAAGGCGTGGAGGTGGATCTGGGGCCAGAGCACAGTGTGCATGATGTTGCTGCCCTGCTGAAGGAGTTCCTCAGAGACATGCCTGACCCCCTGCTGACCAGAGAACTCTACACTGCCTTCATTAACTGCACAT TGCTAGATGCTGAAGAACAGAATACTGTCCTACAACTGCTTGTCTGCCTACTTCCTGCCTGTAACAGTGACACACTGCAGTGCATTCTCCACTTCCTGTCCAAAGTAGCTGCTCATGCAGAGGACTCCCATGACAGGGAGGGGCGGCAG CTTACAGGTAATAAGATGACTTCTCATAACCTGGCTACTATCCTTGGACCAAACATACTACACAAAAGAAAGAGTTCAGATAAGGAGTTCAGTGTTCAGACGTCTGCCCAGGTGGAAGACAGTGCTGCCATCATCAGCGTAGTCCAGCGCATGATCACGTGTCACACGGCACTCTTCACG GTCCCAGCCGAACTGCAGCACGAGGTCCTGGTTAGTTTGGTGGAGACAGACTATGATGTAGTAGACTATCTACTCAGAAGAAAGACGTCCCACCGGGA GAGTCCCACCACGCCACACCAGAGGCAACCGTTGTGTTTGAGCAAGTGTGGTTCCTCCAGCGATTCCAACAGGGCTTCAAGCGGTGAAACTTCTCCATACGACAATGCCTCACCCACCCTGTCACAGCGCCTCCTGTCTCCAGAACCAGGGTACAGTGGTCTCCGCCCGAGCCCAGAGAGGAGTTTGCTTAACAGGCCTGTCAGTGCTGAGACCAGCCTTCCTCCAGCACCCAGACACACTCTCACTG AAGCCTTCCCAAGTCACCTTGGCAACAAGAAGTCTCTCCGGCGAACACAGACTACAGCTGAAGAGACTAGACCCCACCCCCCTGTTACACGCGCACACAGCAGCCCCCTGTCTGACAGACCACTGGACCAAATGTGTCAAAGCCCGACCACACCGCCTTGGCAGCGTCGGACTACATCAGCATGGTACCAGTCCGATGAGTCGGTACTGGCTTCCCCCATGTCCCCGTTCTCAGCCAGATACAATGGCAGGCTGCCTCCTCCATACACAGGCCTGCCAAAaccaccatcatccaccctGCAGACATCAGCCATGTCTCACCAACCACCATCCTCCACCCTGCAGCCAACTGAAGGCCTGAACTTCCATGGACCTAGATGCACTCCCACCAGCCATGGGGGCCCTCCAACACCCACCTGCCCTCAGACATACACTTCACACCCTGCAGTGGGTGGATGTCAGGACTGGCAAACAGATAAATGGCAAATATGGCACCTCCTGTCATCAGACAATCCTGACACTCCAGAAACACTGGTCTAG
- the LOC143512065 gene encoding rho GTPase-activating protein 6-like isoform X3 yields the protein MANHLKKGDFTWRSECGRSFRLMPVALQSLSELERVRLQDVAFTRLLQDYDLGCQITIPKDGHKTKKSLKSKLDSLSKEKRDKEYVPQAFAVTLQQVIANDRWLKLRQEAQDYEDQKEHVDLAASSLYLVRRRLNQREFSSSNSSLSSCCETPNESATPGTPESRPHARRRGGVSVDCITDLDDGQSRLLEALQLSLPAESLSTKKKARDTKLSLNPIYRQVPRVVDWCCRHLETYGLQTVGIFRVGSSRKRVRQLREEFDQGVEVDLGPEHSVHDVAALLKEFLRDMPDPLLTRELYTAFINCTLLDAEEQNTVLQLLVCLLPACNSDTLQCILHFLSKVAAHAEDSHDREGRQLTGNKMTSHNLATILGPNILHKRKSSDKEFSVQTSAQVEDSAAIISVVQRMITCHTALFTVPAELQHEVLVSLVETDYDVVDYLLRRKTSHRESPTTPHQRQPLCLSKCGSSSDSNRASSGETSPYDNASPTLSQRLLSPEPGYSGLRPSPERSLLNRPVSAETSLPPAPRHTLTEAFPSHLGNKKSLRRTQTTAEETRPHPPVTRAHSSPLSDRPLDQMCQSPTTPPWQRRTTSAWYQSDESVLASPMSPFSARYNGRLPPPYTGLPKPPSSTLQTSAMSHQPPSSTLQPTEGLNFHGPRCTPTSHGGPPTPTCPQTYTSHPAVGGCQDWQTDKWQIWHLLSSDNPDTPETLV from the exons ATGGCAAACCACTTAAAAAAG ggtgaTTTCACATGGCGGAGTGAATGTGGTCGTTCTTTCCGTCTGATGCCCGTGGCTCTACAGAGTCTGTCTGAGCTAGAGAGGGTTCGTCTGCAGGACGTGGCCTTCACACGACTGCTTCAGGACTATGACCTGGGCTGCCAGATCACCATCcctaaag ATGGCCACAAAACAAAGAAGTCACTAAAGAGCAAACTGGATTCTTTAAgcaaagagaagagagataAAG AGTATGTGCCCCAGGCGTTTGCCGTGACTTTACAGCAGGTTATTGCTAATGATCGCTGGTTGAAGCTTCGTCAGGAGGCCCAAGACTATGAGGACCAGAAGGAGCATGTGGATCTAGCTGCGTCCTCTCTGTACCTGGTCCGGCGGAGACTCAACCAGCGGGAGTTCTCCAGCAGTAACTCCTCCCTCAGCTCCTGCTGCGAGACACCCAATGAGAGCGCAACACCCGGCACCCCGGAGTCCCGCCCCCACGCCCGCAGACGG GGAGGCGTGTCGGTGGACTGCATCACTGACTTGGATGATGGGCAGTCTCGCCTGCTGGAGGCTCTGCAGCTCTCCCTGCCCGCAGAGTCACTGAGTACGAAGAAGAAGGCTAGGGACACGAAGCTGAGTCTCAACCCCATCTACAGACAGGTGCCTCGCGTCGTGGACTGGTGCTGCCGGCACCTCGAGACATACG GCCTGCAGACTGTTGGTATTTTCAGGGTAGGAAGCTCCAGGAAGAGAGTCCGACAG CTGCGTGAAGAGTTTGATCAAGGCGTGGAGGTGGATCTGGGGCCAGAGCACAGTGTGCATGATGTTGCTGCCCTGCTGAAGGAGTTCCTCAGAGACATGCCTGACCCCCTGCTGACCAGAGAACTCTACACTGCCTTCATTAACTGCACAT TGCTAGATGCTGAAGAACAGAATACTGTCCTACAACTGCTTGTCTGCCTACTTCCTGCCTGTAACAGTGACACACTGCAGTGCATTCTCCACTTCCTGTCCAAAGTAGCTGCTCATGCAGAGGACTCCCATGACAGGGAGGGGCGGCAG CTTACAGGTAATAAGATGACTTCTCATAACCTGGCTACTATCCTTGGACCAAACATACTACACAAAAGAAAGAGTTCAGATAAGGAGTTCAGTGTTCAGACGTCTGCCCAGGTGGAAGACAGTGCTGCCATCATCAGCGTAGTCCAGCGCATGATCACGTGTCACACGGCACTCTTCACG GTCCCAGCCGAACTGCAGCACGAGGTCCTGGTTAGTTTGGTGGAGACAGACTATGATGTAGTAGACTATCTACTCAGAAGAAAGACGTCCCACCGGGA GAGTCCCACCACGCCACACCAGAGGCAACCGTTGTGTTTGAGCAAGTGTGGTTCCTCCAGCGATTCCAACAGGGCTTCAAGCGGTGAAACTTCTCCATACGACAATGCCTCACCCACCCTGTCACAGCGCCTCCTGTCTCCAGAACCAGGGTACAGTGGTCTCCGCCCGAGCCCAGAGAGGAGTTTGCTTAACAGGCCTGTCAGTGCTGAGACCAGCCTTCCTCCAGCACCCAGACACACTCTCACTG AAGCCTTCCCAAGTCACCTTGGCAACAAGAAGTCTCTCCGGCGAACACAGACTACAGCTGAAGAGACTAGACCCCACCCCCCTGTTACACGCGCACACAGCAGCCCCCTGTCTGACAGACCACTGGACCAAATGTGTCAAAGCCCGACCACACCGCCTTGGCAGCGTCGGACTACATCAGCATGGTACCAGTCCGATGAGTCGGTACTGGCTTCCCCCATGTCCCCGTTCTCAGCCAGATACAATGGCAGGCTGCCTCCTCCATACACAGGCCTGCCAAAaccaccatcatccaccctGCAGACATCAGCCATGTCTCACCAACCACCATCCTCCACCCTGCAGCCAACTGAAGGCCTGAACTTCCATGGACCTAGATGCACTCCCACCAGCCATGGGGGCCCTCCAACACCCACCTGCCCTCAGACATACACTTCACACCCTGCAGTGGGTGGATGTCAGGACTGGCAAACAGATAAATGGCAAATATGGCACCTCCTGTCATCAGACAATCCTGACACTCCAGAAACACTGGTCTAG